The Streptomyces sp. Mut1 genome window below encodes:
- a CDS encoding acyl-CoA thioesterase, with translation MTQPAYYEYRHLVGFEETNLVGNVYYVNYLRWQGRCREMFLRDRAPDVLADIRADLKLFTLKVDCEFFAEITAFDELSIRMRLLDLTQTQIAFTFDYVRLGPDGSETLVARGQQRIACMRGPNTDTRPTRVPEPLRLALVPYSVSGTASSRMLTTTAG, from the coding sequence ATGACGCAACCGGCCTACTACGAGTACCGCCACCTGGTCGGCTTCGAGGAGACCAACCTCGTCGGCAACGTCTACTACGTCAACTACCTCCGCTGGCAGGGCCGCTGCCGGGAGATGTTCCTGCGCGACCGGGCACCCGACGTGCTCGCCGACATCCGGGCCGACCTCAAACTGTTCACCCTGAAGGTGGACTGCGAGTTCTTCGCCGAGATCACCGCCTTCGACGAACTGTCCATCCGGATGCGGCTGCTGGACCTCACCCAGACCCAGATCGCGTTCACCTTCGACTACGTGCGGCTCGGGCCGGACGGAAGCGAAACCCTGGTCGCGCGCGGGCAGCAGAGGATCGCCTGCATGCGCGGCCCCAACACCGACACCCGTCCGACCAGGGTCCCCGAGCCGCTGCGGCTCGCCCTGGTCCCTTACAGCGTCTCCGGTACGGCGTCCTCCCGGATGCTCACAACTACTGCGGGGTGA
- a CDS encoding type I polyketide synthase codes for MTASEPRPVTTAENDEREPSGRIAVVGIACRYPDAENPEQLWQNVLAGRRAFRKLPDQRMRAEDYYSPDPTAPDRFYSAKAAVIEGFEFDRVRYRVAGSTFRSTDMTHWLALDTAARALEDAGFPFGEGLADVNTGVIIGNTLTGEFSRANLMRLRWPYVRRTVGAALREQGWDDEALTAFLDSLEQRYKSAFPPIGEDTLAGGLANTIAGRICNHFDFKGGGFTVDGACSSSLLSVSTACDALARGTMDVAVAGGVDLSIDPFEVIGFAKTGALATGEMRVYDKGANGFWPGEGCGMLVLMRDEDARAQGRFRYATIAGWGYSSDGKGGITRPEASGHRLAIRRAYRTAGFGMETIGLLEGHGTGTAVGDATELRAFSEARRASGALAPAALSTVKGNFGHTKAAAGVAGLLKAILAVRHQVIPPATSHVDPHPELLGPEPALRVPDRAELWPQDMPIRAGVSSMGFGGINAHVVVEHADGLRRSAVPSVTRKLVASRQDAELFLLDGADPEELREKATRLAEFCAQLSYAELGDLAATLQGELDGRPLRAAVLVASPEQATERLTELAGQLAAGVRSLLDTPGGVFLGSAGSAPRIGFLFPGQGAGKRGDGGALRRRFAAVDELYDRLSLPTDGDLVATDVAQPRIVAASVAGLRILDILGIEAVRATGHSLGELTALHWAGAMDEPTVLSAAGARGRIMAEASDGDGTMAALATTPELAETLTAGEPVVIAGYNSPRQTVVSGPVAAVERVCALAAGQGVGMARINVSHAFHSPAVAPAAAGLAEHLATERFGPVGEGLVSTVTGGLLPADTDVVDLLTRQVLQPVRFTEALQEMDGEVDLLVEVGPGHVLKSLAAEILPDVPAVATEADALSLTGLLGTVAAAWTMGAPVRHSRLFAGRFTRPLPLDKEFLFFASPCESNGEDFVLEQSMPAALPELTALAATAGTAAADGEDASSLEVLLRLAAERAELPVETVDPAANPLDELHLSSITVGQIMNQAAQELGISAPMVTTAFATSTLGQLAELLDELAEQSPDDHQPSAAPGVASWVRPFVVDLTPAELPGGPAAGPGGDWEVFASDRHPLAGPLAEKLRASGPGAGVLLALPRDCGQEHIGLMLDAARAALDPERRAAGTRLVAVGDRRGAAGLAKTLHLEAPDIPVTVVTLPLPEDMTADAAERISARITADVLATTGFSGVHYDSDGVRREPVLRAVELARDSTHQALDAGDVLLITGGGKGITAECAISLAGQNGAAIGLMGRSDPAEDAELADNLARMEAAGVRVHYARADVTDVDQVKAAVGEITKALGPVTGLLHGAGRNQPQALANLDEDSFRRTLATKIDGVEAVLAAIDPAALRLFVTFGSIIGRAGLRGEADYATANDWLTELTVQFQQDYPDCRCLALEWSVWSGAGMGERLGVLEGLVREGIEPIPADQGVELLGQLLADTTVPPALVVMGRAGGLPTLTLEQREPPLLRFLERVQVHYPGIELVADAELGAGSDLYLADHLLDGDLLFPAVLGMEAMTQVATALTGHRSTPVLEDMGFLRPIVVPVNGTTTLRVAALVTGPDTVEAVVRSSETGFQADHFRATLRFGGPEPASDPAPVTDEVPRVPLAPGELYGPVLFQGDRFQRLLGYRDLAAKHCLAEIDDTPRADWFAAYHPGELVLADPGTRDALMHSIQACVPDATLLPVSVARLRLADRPADDTGRLLFLDARERSRDGDSYLYDLDVRDEAGRLVERWEGLLLQAVRKQDGAGPWLPALLGPFLERRAEAALGHPLRCVVLPGGPVDGSSVDERRQRTAQAVSWALGRTTEVHHRPDGRPELTDPRRVSSSHAAGVTFAVVADQAVTCDVEVAAERPADEWAALLGPDGLALARLLAEGRGEALSLAATRVWGAVETLRKAGHAVAAPSLDGDAGLPAGWVAFRGGAHRITSFATALEGVADPVSFTVLTEGTR; via the coding sequence ATGACCGCAAGCGAACCGAGGCCCGTCACCACGGCCGAGAACGACGAGCGGGAACCCTCCGGCCGGATCGCGGTGGTCGGCATCGCCTGCCGCTACCCCGACGCCGAGAACCCCGAACAGCTCTGGCAGAACGTGCTGGCGGGCCGCCGTGCCTTCCGTAAACTGCCCGACCAGCGGATGCGCGCCGAGGACTACTACTCACCCGACCCCACCGCGCCCGACCGCTTCTACAGCGCCAAGGCCGCGGTGATCGAGGGATTCGAGTTCGACCGGGTCCGCTACCGGGTGGCGGGCAGCACCTTCCGCTCCACCGACATGACCCACTGGCTCGCCCTGGACACCGCGGCCCGCGCCCTGGAGGACGCCGGCTTCCCGTTCGGCGAGGGGCTGGCGGACGTCAACACCGGCGTCATCATCGGCAACACCCTCACCGGGGAGTTCAGCCGGGCCAATCTCATGCGGCTGCGCTGGCCGTACGTCCGCCGCACCGTCGGCGCCGCGCTGCGCGAGCAGGGCTGGGACGACGAGGCGCTCACCGCGTTCCTCGACAGCCTCGAACAGCGCTACAAGAGCGCCTTCCCGCCCATCGGCGAGGACACCCTGGCCGGCGGCCTGGCCAACACCATCGCCGGCCGCATCTGCAACCACTTCGACTTCAAGGGCGGCGGTTTCACCGTCGACGGCGCGTGCTCGTCCTCCCTGCTGTCGGTCTCCACCGCGTGCGACGCGCTGGCCCGCGGCACGATGGACGTGGCGGTGGCCGGCGGTGTGGACCTGAGCATCGACCCCTTCGAGGTGATCGGCTTCGCCAAGACCGGCGCGCTCGCCACCGGCGAGATGCGGGTCTACGACAAGGGCGCCAACGGCTTCTGGCCCGGCGAGGGCTGCGGCATGCTCGTCCTGATGCGGGACGAGGACGCCCGCGCGCAGGGCCGGTTCCGCTACGCCACCATCGCGGGCTGGGGCTACTCCTCCGACGGGAAGGGCGGCATCACCCGGCCCGAGGCCAGCGGCCACCGGCTCGCCATCCGACGCGCCTACCGCACGGCCGGCTTCGGCATGGAGACCATCGGCCTCCTGGAGGGCCACGGCACGGGAACGGCCGTCGGTGACGCCACCGAGCTGCGCGCCTTCTCCGAGGCCCGCCGCGCCTCCGGGGCCCTCGCCCCGGCCGCCCTGAGCACCGTCAAGGGCAACTTCGGCCACACCAAGGCGGCGGCCGGCGTCGCCGGGCTCCTCAAGGCGATCCTCGCGGTCCGCCACCAGGTGATCCCGCCCGCCACCAGCCACGTCGACCCGCACCCCGAACTCCTCGGCCCCGAGCCCGCGCTGCGGGTCCCGGACCGCGCCGAGCTGTGGCCCCAGGACATGCCCATCCGGGCCGGGGTCTCCTCCATGGGCTTCGGCGGCATCAACGCCCACGTCGTGGTCGAACACGCCGACGGCCTGCGGCGCAGCGCCGTGCCGAGCGTCACCCGCAAACTGGTCGCCTCCCGGCAGGACGCCGAGCTGTTCCTGCTGGACGGCGCCGACCCGGAGGAACTGCGGGAGAAGGCGACCCGCCTCGCCGAGTTCTGCGCCCAGCTGTCGTACGCCGAACTCGGCGACCTGGCAGCCACGTTGCAGGGCGAGCTGGACGGCCGGCCGTTGCGCGCCGCGGTGCTCGTCGCCTCGCCCGAACAGGCCACCGAGCGGCTCACCGAGCTGGCCGGACAACTGGCCGCCGGAGTCCGCTCGCTGCTGGACACCCCGGGAGGCGTCTTCCTGGGCAGCGCCGGATCGGCCCCCCGGATCGGCTTCCTCTTCCCCGGCCAGGGCGCCGGAAAGCGGGGCGACGGAGGCGCGCTGCGCCGCCGGTTCGCCGCCGTGGACGAGCTGTACGATCGGCTCTCGCTGCCCACCGACGGCGACCTGGTCGCCACCGACGTCGCCCAGCCCCGGATCGTGGCCGCCTCGGTCGCGGGCCTGCGGATCCTGGACATCCTCGGCATCGAGGCGGTCCGGGCCACCGGGCACAGCCTCGGGGAACTGACCGCCCTGCACTGGGCGGGCGCGATGGACGAGCCGACCGTGCTGAGCGCGGCCGGCGCCCGTGGCCGGATCATGGCCGAGGCCAGCGACGGCGACGGCACGATGGCGGCGCTCGCGACGACCCCCGAACTCGCCGAGACCCTGACCGCCGGCGAGCCGGTGGTGATCGCCGGCTACAACAGTCCGCGGCAGACCGTGGTGTCCGGCCCGGTCGCGGCGGTCGAACGGGTCTGCGCACTGGCGGCCGGACAGGGCGTCGGCATGGCGAGGATCAATGTCTCGCACGCCTTCCACTCACCGGCCGTCGCCCCGGCCGCGGCCGGACTCGCCGAGCACCTGGCGACCGAGCGGTTCGGCCCGGTCGGCGAGGGCCTGGTCTCCACCGTCACCGGCGGGCTGCTGCCCGCCGACACCGACGTGGTGGACCTGCTCACCCGCCAGGTACTGCAACCGGTCCGGTTCACCGAGGCGCTCCAGGAGATGGACGGCGAGGTGGACCTGCTGGTCGAGGTCGGACCGGGCCACGTACTGAAGTCGCTGGCCGCCGAGATCCTGCCGGATGTGCCCGCGGTCGCCACCGAGGCGGACGCCCTGTCACTGACCGGGCTGCTCGGCACGGTCGCCGCCGCCTGGACGATGGGCGCGCCGGTCCGGCACAGCCGGCTCTTCGCCGGGCGCTTCACCCGGCCGCTGCCGCTGGACAAGGAGTTCCTGTTCTTCGCCAGCCCCTGCGAGTCCAACGGCGAGGACTTCGTGCTGGAGCAGTCGATGCCGGCCGCGCTGCCCGAGCTGACCGCTCTCGCGGCCACCGCCGGCACCGCGGCAGCCGACGGCGAGGACGCCTCCAGCCTGGAGGTACTGCTCCGGCTGGCCGCCGAGCGTGCCGAACTCCCGGTCGAAACGGTCGATCCGGCGGCCAACCCGCTCGACGAACTGCACCTGAGCTCCATCACCGTCGGCCAGATCATGAACCAGGCCGCCCAGGAGCTGGGCATCTCCGCCCCCATGGTCACCACCGCGTTCGCCACCTCCACGCTGGGGCAGCTCGCCGAACTCCTCGACGAGCTGGCCGAGCAGTCGCCCGACGACCACCAGCCGTCCGCCGCCCCCGGTGTCGCGAGCTGGGTACGCCCGTTCGTGGTCGATCTGACACCGGCCGAGCTGCCCGGCGGCCCCGCTGCCGGGCCCGGTGGCGACTGGGAGGTCTTCGCCTCCGACCGGCACCCGCTGGCCGGCCCGCTGGCCGAGAAGCTGCGCGCGAGCGGGCCCGGCGCGGGCGTCCTGCTCGCCCTGCCCCGCGACTGCGGTCAGGAGCACATCGGCCTGATGCTCGACGCCGCCCGGGCCGCACTCGACCCGGAACGGCGCGCCGCCGGCACCCGGCTGGTCGCCGTCGGCGACCGCAGGGGGGCGGCGGGCCTGGCCAAGACACTGCACCTGGAGGCACCGGACATCCCGGTCACCGTCGTCACTCTGCCGTTGCCCGAGGACATGACGGCCGACGCCGCTGAGCGGATCAGCGCCCGGATCACCGCGGACGTGCTGGCCACCACCGGGTTCAGCGGGGTGCACTACGACTCCGACGGTGTGCGGCGGGAGCCGGTGCTGCGGGCGGTGGAGCTGGCGAGGGACTCCACCCACCAGGCGCTGGACGCCGGCGACGTCCTGCTGATCACCGGTGGCGGCAAGGGCATCACCGCCGAGTGCGCCATCTCGCTGGCCGGGCAGAACGGCGCGGCGATCGGCCTGATGGGCCGCTCCGACCCCGCCGAGGACGCCGAACTCGCGGACAACCTGGCCCGGATGGAGGCGGCGGGTGTCCGGGTGCACTACGCGCGGGCCGACGTCACCGACGTCGACCAGGTCAAGGCCGCGGTCGGCGAGATCACCAAGGCGCTCGGCCCGGTCACCGGCCTGCTGCACGGTGCGGGCCGCAACCAGCCGCAGGCACTCGCCAATCTGGACGAGGACTCGTTCCGTCGCACACTGGCTACCAAGATCGACGGCGTGGAGGCCGTGCTGGCCGCGATCGACCCGGCGGCGCTGCGGCTCTTCGTGACCTTCGGCAGCATCATCGGCCGGGCGGGACTGCGCGGCGAGGCGGACTACGCCACCGCCAACGACTGGCTCACCGAGCTGACCGTCCAGTTCCAGCAGGACTACCCCGACTGCCGCTGCCTGGCACTGGAGTGGTCGGTCTGGTCCGGTGCCGGCATGGGGGAGCGGCTGGGCGTCCTGGAGGGGCTGGTCCGCGAAGGCATCGAGCCGATCCCCGCCGACCAGGGCGTGGAACTGCTCGGCCAACTGCTGGCCGACACCACCGTCCCGCCGGCCCTGGTGGTGATGGGCCGGGCCGGCGGCCTGCCGACGCTCACCCTGGAGCAGCGCGAACCTCCGCTGCTGCGGTTCCTGGAACGGGTCCAGGTGCACTATCCCGGCATCGAACTGGTCGCGGACGCCGAACTCGGCGCCGGCAGCGATCTCTACCTGGCCGACCACCTGCTGGACGGCGACCTGCTCTTCCCCGCCGTCCTCGGCATGGAGGCCATGACTCAGGTGGCCACCGCGCTGACCGGCCACCGGTCCACCCCGGTGCTGGAGGACATGGGGTTCCTGCGGCCCATCGTGGTCCCGGTGAACGGCACGACGACCCTGCGGGTGGCCGCCCTGGTCACCGGACCCGACACGGTCGAGGCGGTGGTGCGCAGCAGTGAGACCGGCTTCCAGGCCGACCACTTCCGGGCCACCCTGCGCTTCGGCGGGCCGGAGCCGGCCAGTGACCCGGCGCCGGTCACCGACGAGGTGCCGCGGGTGCCGCTGGCACCCGGTGAGCTGTACGGGCCGGTGCTCTTCCAGGGCGACCGCTTCCAGCGGCTGCTCGGCTACCGGGACCTGGCCGCCAAGCACTGCCTGGCCGAGATCGACGACACTCCCCGGGCCGACTGGTTCGCCGCCTACCACCCGGGCGAACTGGTACTGGCCGACCCGGGCACCCGTGACGCGCTCATGCACTCCATCCAGGCGTGCGTGCCCGACGCCACGCTGCTGCCGGTGAGCGTGGCACGGCTGCGTCTCGCGGACCGGCCGGCGGACGACACCGGGCGACTGCTGTTCCTCGACGCCCGCGAGCGGTCCCGGGACGGCGACAGCTACCTCTACGACCTGGACGTCCGCGACGAGGCGGGCCGGCTGGTCGAGCGCTGGGAGGGCCTGCTGCTGCAGGCGGTGCGCAAGCAGGACGGAGCCGGACCCTGGCTGCCGGCCCTGCTCGGCCCCTTCCTGGAACGGCGCGCCGAGGCGGCGCTCGGCCACCCGCTGCGGTGCGTCGTGCTGCCCGGCGGCCCGGTGGACGGGTCATCGGTGGACGAGCGCCGGCAGCGCACCGCCCAGGCGGTGAGCTGGGCGCTGGGGCGTACCACCGAGGTGCACCACCGGCCCGACGGGCGGCCCGAACTGACCGACCCGCGCCGGGTGTCGTCCTCGCACGCGGCGGGCGTCACCTTCGCCGTGGTCGCCGACCAGGCCGTCACCTGTGACGTCGAGGTGGCCGCCGAGCGGCCGGCCGACGAGTGGGCGGCGCTGCTCGGCCCCGACGGTCTGGCGCTGGCCCGGCTGCTCGCCGAGGGGCGGGGCGAGGCGCTGAGCCTGGCCGCCACCCGGGTGTGGGGCGCGGTGGAGACGCTGCGCAAGGCGGGCCACGCGGTGGCCGCGCCGAGCCTGGACGGCGACGCGGGACTGCCGGCCGGCTGGGTGGCCTTCCGCGGCGGCGCACACCGCATCACGTCCTTCGCGACCGCCCTGGAGGGTGTCGCCGATCCGGTGTCGTTCACCGTGCTGACCGAGGGGACCCGATGA
- a CDS encoding enediyne biosynthesis protein has product MTDNRSQTVKAAPHAAQPPTEKKKPNRDPRYLALRNFAISMSVFNILGYTLLGFEQPWLWPIICAPFAYAVEMVLEVISAWAQNRRARFLGGGFRRVYEFLLPAHITALAVNMLLYANDLLLPILLGVFIGVAGKHVLQAPINGRMRHYMNPSNFGITVSLLMFGSWISIAPPYEFTENANTFFRVGIPLVIATAGTVINAMLTKRIPLIVGWLGGFVIQAVLRHFIWDVAIWSALGPMSGVAFVLFTNYMITDPGTTPSKGRNQFMFGSSVAMVYGLLMLFNVVYTLFFATTIVCAVRGIGWWVAHGLQRRRGNDAPGGTVARPAEPQRLADNEAVAA; this is encoded by the coding sequence ATGACCGACAACCGTTCCCAGACAGTCAAGGCGGCTCCGCACGCCGCCCAGCCCCCCACCGAGAAGAAGAAACCCAACCGGGATCCCCGCTACCTGGCACTGCGCAACTTCGCCATCTCCATGAGCGTGTTCAACATCCTGGGCTACACCCTGCTCGGCTTCGAGCAGCCCTGGCTGTGGCCGATCATCTGCGCGCCGTTCGCCTACGCGGTCGAGATGGTGCTGGAGGTGATCAGCGCCTGGGCCCAGAACCGCCGGGCCCGCTTCCTGGGCGGTGGGTTCCGCAGGGTGTACGAGTTCCTGCTGCCCGCCCACATCACCGCGCTCGCGGTGAACATGCTGCTCTACGCCAACGACCTGCTGCTGCCCATCCTGCTCGGTGTCTTCATCGGCGTGGCCGGCAAGCACGTCCTCCAGGCACCGATCAACGGGCGCATGCGGCACTACATGAACCCGTCCAACTTCGGTATCACCGTCTCACTGCTCATGTTCGGCTCCTGGATCAGCATCGCCCCGCCGTACGAGTTCACCGAGAACGCGAACACGTTCTTCCGGGTCGGCATCCCGCTGGTCATCGCCACCGCCGGCACGGTCATCAACGCCATGCTGACCAAGCGGATACCGCTGATCGTCGGCTGGCTCGGCGGCTTCGTCATCCAAGCGGTGCTGCGCCACTTCATCTGGGACGTGGCCATCTGGTCCGCGCTCGGACCGATGAGCGGTGTCGCCTTCGTGCTCTTCACCAACTACATGATCACCGACCCCGGCACCACCCCGTCGAAGGGCCGCAACCAGTTCATGTTCGGCTCCTCGGTCGCCATGGTCTACGGGCTGCTGATGCTCTTCAACGTCGTATACACACTCTTCTTCGCCACCACGATCGTGTGTGCCGTCCGCGGCATCGGCTGGTGGGTCGCCCACGGCCTGCAACGGCGCCGAGGAAACGATGCGCCGGGCGGCACGGTGGCGCGGCCCGCCGAGCCGCAGCGCCTGGCCGACAACGAGGCGGTGGCGGCATGA
- a CDS encoding FG-GAP-like repeat-containing protein produces the protein MVTILVATSLFFVVRTSVSVAGGDEAAAAYKFKEMPIAMPPGYDSQPKKTIREVNPAYEKIRAWISSVGASIAVNDVTGHGLANGMCIVDTRTDSVVVTYTPTARAADRFTPFVLDGKPLPMDDAMAPTGCTPGDFNGDGRNDFLVTYWGRTPVLFLAKSDAKTPSESAYVPREVVASQSLDGKYHGPRWNTDAVYVADLDGSGHPSMIVGNYFPDSDVLDPNGLSNVEMNDSLSSAKNAGGDHVLRWYKGSAGPDPDVSFVEEKDAIPYENSTGWTLAISGADLTGSGLPDVYIANDFGHGHLLHNRSTPGNIRFTEAKGERTATTPKSFVLGNGSFKGMGVDFGDVDGNGSFDMMVSNITVAWGLEESNFLWINKADSPAAAKAKLQDGIAPFKQEAQKNGVAWTGWGWDAKMGDFLNNGQQNILQADGFVKGDIDRWPWLQELAMTNDNLLSNPAMWPHVGPGDDLAGDEVMAFYARTSSGKYANVSEQLGLDVPIPTRAIATADTTGSGALDFAIARQWGPPAFYANQAPKLGNDLTLRLYRPAPDATAGEGLAAPGSPAYGTTVSITTPQGRQIAQLDGGGGHGGFRSFDVRFGLDTYSGPVKAHFTWHDSEGGLHTKTQQLTAGSHTLMLTDDIQEVTSR, from the coding sequence GTGGTCACGATATTGGTGGCGACCTCGCTGTTCTTCGTCGTCCGTACATCGGTGTCCGTCGCGGGCGGTGACGAGGCTGCTGCGGCGTACAAGTTCAAGGAAATGCCGATCGCGATGCCGCCCGGATACGACTCGCAGCCGAAGAAGACGATCCGTGAGGTGAACCCGGCTTACGAGAAGATCCGCGCCTGGATCTCCTCGGTCGGCGCCAGCATCGCGGTCAACGATGTCACCGGCCACGGACTCGCCAACGGCATGTGCATCGTCGACACCCGTACCGACTCGGTCGTGGTCACCTACACCCCGACCGCTCGTGCCGCCGACCGGTTCACCCCGTTCGTGCTGGACGGCAAGCCGCTGCCGATGGACGACGCCATGGCGCCCACCGGCTGCACCCCCGGCGACTTCAACGGCGACGGCCGCAACGACTTCCTGGTCACCTACTGGGGACGCACCCCGGTGCTGTTCCTGGCGAAGTCCGACGCCAAGACCCCGTCCGAGTCCGCGTACGTCCCGCGCGAGGTCGTCGCCTCGCAGAGTCTCGACGGCAAGTACCACGGACCGCGGTGGAACACCGACGCCGTCTACGTCGCCGACCTCGACGGCAGCGGCCACCCGTCGATGATCGTCGGGAACTACTTCCCGGACTCCGACGTGCTCGACCCGAACGGCCTCAGCAACGTCGAGATGAACGACTCGCTGTCCAGCGCGAAGAACGCGGGCGGTGACCACGTGCTGCGCTGGTACAAGGGCTCGGCCGGCCCCGACCCCGACGTCTCCTTCGTCGAGGAGAAGGACGCCATCCCGTACGAGAACTCCACCGGCTGGACGCTGGCCATCTCCGGCGCCGACCTGACCGGCTCCGGGCTGCCCGACGTCTACATCGCCAACGACTTCGGCCACGGGCACCTGCTGCACAACCGTTCCACCCCCGGCAACATCCGCTTCACGGAGGCCAAGGGCGAGCGCACCGCGACGACCCCGAAGTCGTTCGTGCTCGGCAACGGCTCCTTCAAGGGCATGGGGGTCGACTTCGGTGACGTCGACGGCAACGGCAGCTTCGACATGATGGTCAGCAACATCACCGTCGCCTGGGGCCTGGAGGAGAGCAACTTCCTCTGGATCAACAAGGCCGACAGCCCGGCCGCCGCGAAGGCCAAACTGCAGGACGGCATCGCCCCGTTCAAGCAGGAGGCGCAGAAGAACGGCGTCGCCTGGACCGGCTGGGGCTGGGACGCCAAGATGGGCGACTTCCTCAACAACGGCCAGCAGAACATCCTGCAGGCCGACGGCTTCGTCAAGGGCGACATCGACCGCTGGCCGTGGCTCCAGGAACTGGCCATGACCAACGACAACCTGCTCTCCAACCCCGCGATGTGGCCGCATGTCGGCCCCGGTGACGACCTGGCCGGCGACGAGGTGATGGCGTTCTACGCCCGGACCAGCAGCGGCAAGTACGCGAACGTGAGCGAGCAGCTCGGCCTCGACGTCCCGATCCCGACCCGTGCGATCGCCACCGCCGACACCACCGGCAGCGGCGCGCTGGACTTCGCGATAGCCCGCCAGTGGGGCCCGCCCGCGTTCTACGCCAACCAGGCCCCGAAGCTGGGCAACGACCTGACACTGCGGCTGTACCGGCCCGCGCCGGACGCCACCGCCGGAGAGGGGCTGGCCGCCCCCGGCTCGCCCGCGTACGGCACCACGGTGAGCATCACCACGCCGCAGGGACGGCAGATCGCCCAGCTCGACGGCGGCGGCGGGCACGGAGGCTTCCGCAGCTTCGACGTGCGCTTCGGCCTCGACACCTACAGCGGCCCGGTGAAAGCGCACTTCACATGGCACGACAGCGAGGGCGGCCTGCACACCAAGACCCAGCAGCTCACCGCGGGCAGCCACACCCTCATGCTGACCGACGACATCCAGGAGGTGACGAGCCGATGA
- a CDS encoding GMC family oxidoreductase: MTHTYDAIIVGSGSAGAALAARLSEDPGRSVLLIEAGPDFPDPADIPHDITNGNAMSMSKHDWHYRAEIMDGRRILFPRGKITGGSSAVGATIALRGVPENYDKWAAAGNPAWAYEQVLPYFRRLEDDLNFEGRYHGKGGPVPIRRFQPDEMTTMQRAFTEASLAAGFPEVSDHNHPEATGIGPIPSNRRDPRFRVSTAMAYLTGEVRARGNLTIRSGTLVHEVLFEGDRAVGVLVSAGAGEPEELRAHKVVLSAGAVNTPTLLMRSGIGPADDLTRLGIDVRLDRPGVGAHLMDHPRTGVFMRPKEGALDENVPFLQSMVRTTAKGSTDFNDMQYYMVNHFDLELFPELQMLAGASMIFGVMVVDQQPESVGRLRLASADPAAGPDIQLDFLSTERDLEKMVQGVRTCWELANHPGIASRGDGFIVLNDKLVEKDAMVEQYVKVSLDSGYHPVGTARMGTADDAGAVVDEQLRVHGVENLYVADASVMPSIVNCNTNLTSIMIGERLADWLRAE, translated from the coding sequence ATGACGCACACGTATGACGCGATCATCGTCGGGTCGGGCTCCGCGGGTGCGGCGCTCGCAGCCCGGCTGAGCGAGGACCCGGGCCGTTCGGTACTCCTCATCGAAGCGGGCCCGGACTTTCCCGATCCGGCCGACATCCCGCACGACATCACCAACGGCAATGCCATGTCGATGAGCAAGCACGACTGGCACTACCGCGCGGAGATCATGGACGGCCGGCGCATCCTCTTCCCCCGAGGAAAGATCACCGGCGGCTCGTCCGCGGTCGGTGCCACCATCGCGCTGCGGGGGGTGCCCGAGAACTACGACAAGTGGGCGGCGGCGGGCAACCCGGCGTGGGCGTACGAGCAGGTGCTGCCGTACTTCCGCCGGCTGGAGGACGACCTGAACTTCGAGGGCCGGTACCACGGCAAGGGCGGCCCGGTGCCGATCCGCAGGTTCCAGCCGGACGAGATGACCACCATGCAGCGCGCGTTCACCGAAGCGAGCCTGGCGGCCGGATTCCCCGAGGTCTCCGACCACAACCACCCCGAGGCGACCGGTATCGGCCCGATCCCGTCCAACCGGCGCGACCCCCGCTTCCGGGTCTCGACGGCGATGGCGTACCTGACGGGCGAGGTACGGGCACGGGGGAACCTGACCATCCGCAGCGGGACGCTGGTGCACGAGGTGCTCTTCGAGGGCGACCGCGCGGTCGGCGTCCTGGTCTCGGCCGGTGCCGGCGAGCCGGAGGAACTGCGGGCGCACAAGGTCGTCCTGTCGGCCGGCGCGGTCAACACCCCGACGCTGCTGATGCGTTCGGGAATCGGCCCGGCCGACGACCTGACCAGGCTCGGGATCGATGTCCGGCTGGACCGGCCCGGGGTCGGCGCCCATCTGATGGACCACCCGCGGACCGGCGTGTTCATGCGGCCCAAGGAGGGGGCCCTGGACGAGAACGTGCCGTTCCTGCAGTCCATGGTGCGGACCACGGCCAAGGGGTCGACCGACTTCAACGACATGCAGTACTACATGGTCAACCACTTCGACCTGGAGCTCTTCCCGGAGCTCCAGATGCTGGCCGGCGCTTCGATGATCTTCGGCGTGATGGTGGTGGACCAGCAGCCGGAGTCGGTCGGCCGGCTGCGGCTGGCCTCGGCCGACCCGGCGGCGGGGCCGGACATCCAGCTCGACTTCCTCTCCACCGAACGGGACCTGGAGAAGATGGTCCAGGGCGTCCGGACCTGCTGGGAGCTGGCCAACCACCCGGGGATCGCGTCGCGGGGCGACGGCTTCATCGTGCTGAACGACAAGCTCGTCGAGAAGGACGCGATGGTCGAGCAGTACGTGAAGGTGAGCCTGGACAGCGGCTATCACCCGGTGGGCACGGCCCGCATGGGCACCGCTGACGACGCGGGCGCCGTGGTGGACGAACAACTGCGGGTGCACGGGGTGGAGAACCTGTACGTGGCCGACGCCTCGGTGATGCCGAGCATCGTCAACTGCAACACCAACCTCACCTCGATCATGATCGGCGAGCGGCTGGCGGACTGGCTGCGCGCCGAGTGA